Proteins from a genomic interval of Trifolium pratense cultivar HEN17-A07 linkage group LG6, ARS_RC_1.1, whole genome shotgun sequence:
- the LOC123888285 gene encoding scarecrow-like protein 6 isoform X2, giving the protein MKAMPLSFEEYIGKGVLDFGSSVVVGSSDSLLFHQQQEQFLQRWRENCCYAGIEPNSVVVFDHKKPNQETTPTSSSTLSSSHGSAAGGTGCSADSTTGGGAAAAANTKSNILQGEGRCGMEDWESVLSDSPSQDQDHSILKLIMEDIEDASMGLSKLLQVGTSNSHSQQDVEFNGFSFMDQQSSVLDPISSNVNNNNTNFVTSIDSSSVVATTGGLFHQQHQQQQIQSLDEKLPQFVMNPNQAQFMPNPSLVFPFTYSQLQENQDIHHQPPAKRLNCGTNYEIPKIPFLDSGQEMFLKRQQQQQQQQQQHQQQLQLLPHHLQQRSMAPKQKMGNPGSGGGEDVSTHQFQQAIIDQLFKAAELIDAGNPELAHGILARLNHQISPIGKPFQRAAFYFKEALLQLLQSNVNNGNNNSNFSPTGLLLKIGAYKSFSEISPVLQFANFTSNQALLEAVEGYDRIHIIDFDIGFGGQWSSFMQELALRNGGAPALKITAFVSPFHHDEIELSFTHENLKQYAGEINMSFELEILTLESLNSVSWPQPLRDCEAVVVNLPICSFSNYPSYLPLVLRFVKQLMPKIVVTLDRSCDRTDAPFPQHMIFALQSYSGLLESLDAVGVNVHPDVLQMIEKYYLQPAVEKLVSGRLRSQDRTLPWKNLLLSAGFSPLTFSNFTESQAECLVQRIPGRGFHVEKKQNSLALCWQRKDLISVSTWRC; this is encoded by the exons ATGAAGGCTATGCCCTTATCTTTTGAAGAATACATAGGAAAAGGGGTGTTAGATTTTGGTTCAAGTGTTGTTGTTGGTTCTTCAGATTCATTGTTATTTCATCAGCAGCAAGAACAATTTCTACAAAGGTGGAGGGAAAATTGTTGCTATGCGGGCATTGAGCCCAATTCTGTTGTTGTTTTTGACCACAAAAAACCAAATCAAGAAACCACTCCTACTTCATCATCAACACTGTCTTCCTCACACGGTAGCGCCGCCGGAGGCACTGGCTGTTCAGCTGATAGCACAACCGGTGGTGGTGCCGCTGCCGCGGCAAATACCAAAAGCAATATACTACAAGGTGAAGGAAGATGTGGAATGGAAGATTGGGAAAGTGTGTTGTCTGATTCACCAAGTCAAGATCAAGATCATTCAATATTGAAATTGATTATGGAAGATATTGAAGATGCTTCTATGGGATTAAGTAAGCTTTTACAAGTTGGAACTAGTAATTCTCATTCTCAACAAGATGTTGAATTCAATGGTTTTAGTTTTATGGATCAACAAAGTTCTGTTCTTGATCCTATTTCTTCAAATGTTAACAACAATAATACCAACTTTGTAACTAGTATTGATTCTTCTTCTGTTGTTGCAACTACTG GTGGTTTGTTTCATCAGCagcatcaacaacaacaaattcaGTCTCTTGATGAGAAGCTACCTCAATTTGTTATGAATCCAAACCAAGCTCAGTTTATGCCTAACCCTAGTTTGGTTTTTCCTTTCACATACTCTCAGCTGCAAGAAAACCAAGATATTCATCATCAGCCACCAGCTAAAAGACTCAATTGTGGAACTAATTATGAAATTCCAAAGATACCCTTTTTGGATTCTGGTCAAGAGATGTTTCTTAAGCGgcaacaacagcagcagcagcagcaacagcaaCATCAGCAGCAGCTTCAACTGCTTCCACATCATCTGCAGCAGAGGTCAATGGCACCTAAGCAGAAAATGGGGAACCCTGGAAGTGGTGGCGGCGAAGATGTGTCGACTCATCAGTTTCAGCAGGCTATAATTGATCAGCTTTTCAAAGCTGCAGAACTTATAGACGCCGGTAATCCGGAACTCGCGCACGGGATATTGGCGCGGCTCAATCACCAAATTTCTCCTATTGGGAAGCCTTTTCAAAGGGCTGCTTTCTATTTCAAGGAGGCATTATTGCAATTGCTTCAATCAAATGTCAATAATGGCAACAACAATAGTAACTTTTCACCAACCGGCCTCTTGCTCAAAATTGGTGCTTATAAATCATTCTCAGAAATCTCACCGGTTCTGCAGTTTGCAAATTTCACTTCCAACCAAGCATTGCTAGAAGCTGTAGAAGGTTATGATCGAATTCACATAATAGATTTCGATATTGGTTTTGGTGGACAATGGTCTTCTTTTATGCAAGAGTTGGCACTCAGGAATGGTGGTGCACCTGCACTTAAGATCACTGCATTTGTTTCGCCCTTTCACCATGACGAAATTGAGCTTAGTTTCACTCATGAGAATCTGAAACAATATGCTGGTgaaattaacatgtcatttgAGCTCGAGATTCTGACACTCGAGTCTCTGAATTCTGTTTCGTGGCCACAGCCACTTCGTGATTGCGAAGCAGTTGTTGTTAACTTGCCTATTTGCTCGTTCTCAAATTACCCTTCATACCTTCCTTTGGTGCTTCGATTTGTGAAACAGCTCATGCCGAAAATTGTGGTGACATTGGATAGGAGTTGTGATCGAACTGACGCACCATTTCCTCAGCATATGATTTTTGCACTCCAGTCTTATTCTGGTTTGCTCGAGTCACTTGATGCTGTTGGTGTTAATGTTCACCCGGATGTGCTTCAAATGATCGAGAAATACTATCTTCAACCAGCAGTTGAGAAGCTGGTTTCGGGTCGTCTACGTTCACAGGACCGAACACTTCCTTGGAAAAACCTACTCTTGTCAGCAGGGTTCTCGCCGTTGACGTTTAGTAACTTTACCGAGTCACAAGCAGAGTGTTTGGTGCAAAGGATTCCAGGTAGGGGATTTCATGTGGAGAAGAAGCAGAATTCACTCGCTTTATGTTGGCAAAGGAAGGATCTCATCTCGGTTTCGACTTGGAGATGCTGA
- the LOC123888285 gene encoding scarecrow-like protein 6 isoform X1 codes for MKAMPLSFEEYIGKGVLDFGSSVVVGSSDSLLFHQQQEQFLQRWRENCCYAGIEPNSVVVFDHKKPNQETTPTSSSTLSSSHGSAAGGTGCSADSTTGGGAAAAANTKSNILQGEGRCGMEDWESVLSDSPSQDQDHSILKLIMEDIEDASMGLSKLLQVGTSNSHSQQDVEFNGFSFMDQQSSVLDPISSNVNNNNTNFVTSIDSSSVVATTGNTAEICSDFPFGRVMNQNPNFNSSLSQGGLFHQQHQQQQIQSLDEKLPQFVMNPNQAQFMPNPSLVFPFTYSQLQENQDIHHQPPAKRLNCGTNYEIPKIPFLDSGQEMFLKRQQQQQQQQQQHQQQLQLLPHHLQQRSMAPKQKMGNPGSGGGEDVSTHQFQQAIIDQLFKAAELIDAGNPELAHGILARLNHQISPIGKPFQRAAFYFKEALLQLLQSNVNNGNNNSNFSPTGLLLKIGAYKSFSEISPVLQFANFTSNQALLEAVEGYDRIHIIDFDIGFGGQWSSFMQELALRNGGAPALKITAFVSPFHHDEIELSFTHENLKQYAGEINMSFELEILTLESLNSVSWPQPLRDCEAVVVNLPICSFSNYPSYLPLVLRFVKQLMPKIVVTLDRSCDRTDAPFPQHMIFALQSYSGLLESLDAVGVNVHPDVLQMIEKYYLQPAVEKLVSGRLRSQDRTLPWKNLLLSAGFSPLTFSNFTESQAECLVQRIPGRGFHVEKKQNSLALCWQRKDLISVSTWRC; via the coding sequence ATGAAGGCTATGCCCTTATCTTTTGAAGAATACATAGGAAAAGGGGTGTTAGATTTTGGTTCAAGTGTTGTTGTTGGTTCTTCAGATTCATTGTTATTTCATCAGCAGCAAGAACAATTTCTACAAAGGTGGAGGGAAAATTGTTGCTATGCGGGCATTGAGCCCAATTCTGTTGTTGTTTTTGACCACAAAAAACCAAATCAAGAAACCACTCCTACTTCATCATCAACACTGTCTTCCTCACACGGTAGCGCCGCCGGAGGCACTGGCTGTTCAGCTGATAGCACAACCGGTGGTGGTGCCGCTGCCGCGGCAAATACCAAAAGCAATATACTACAAGGTGAAGGAAGATGTGGAATGGAAGATTGGGAAAGTGTGTTGTCTGATTCACCAAGTCAAGATCAAGATCATTCAATATTGAAATTGATTATGGAAGATATTGAAGATGCTTCTATGGGATTAAGTAAGCTTTTACAAGTTGGAACTAGTAATTCTCATTCTCAACAAGATGTTGAATTCAATGGTTTTAGTTTTATGGATCAACAAAGTTCTGTTCTTGATCCTATTTCTTCAAATGTTAACAACAATAATACCAACTTTGTAACTAGTATTGATTCTTCTTCTGTTGTTGCAACTACTGGTAATACTGCTGAGATTTGTTCTGATTTCCCTTTTGGTAGAGTCATGaatcaaaaccctaatttcaattCTTCACTTTCTCAAGGTGGTTTGTTTCATCAGCagcatcaacaacaacaaattcaGTCTCTTGATGAGAAGCTACCTCAATTTGTTATGAATCCAAACCAAGCTCAGTTTATGCCTAACCCTAGTTTGGTTTTTCCTTTCACATACTCTCAGCTGCAAGAAAACCAAGATATTCATCATCAGCCACCAGCTAAAAGACTCAATTGTGGAACTAATTATGAAATTCCAAAGATACCCTTTTTGGATTCTGGTCAAGAGATGTTTCTTAAGCGgcaacaacagcagcagcagcagcaacagcaaCATCAGCAGCAGCTTCAACTGCTTCCACATCATCTGCAGCAGAGGTCAATGGCACCTAAGCAGAAAATGGGGAACCCTGGAAGTGGTGGCGGCGAAGATGTGTCGACTCATCAGTTTCAGCAGGCTATAATTGATCAGCTTTTCAAAGCTGCAGAACTTATAGACGCCGGTAATCCGGAACTCGCGCACGGGATATTGGCGCGGCTCAATCACCAAATTTCTCCTATTGGGAAGCCTTTTCAAAGGGCTGCTTTCTATTTCAAGGAGGCATTATTGCAATTGCTTCAATCAAATGTCAATAATGGCAACAACAATAGTAACTTTTCACCAACCGGCCTCTTGCTCAAAATTGGTGCTTATAAATCATTCTCAGAAATCTCACCGGTTCTGCAGTTTGCAAATTTCACTTCCAACCAAGCATTGCTAGAAGCTGTAGAAGGTTATGATCGAATTCACATAATAGATTTCGATATTGGTTTTGGTGGACAATGGTCTTCTTTTATGCAAGAGTTGGCACTCAGGAATGGTGGTGCACCTGCACTTAAGATCACTGCATTTGTTTCGCCCTTTCACCATGACGAAATTGAGCTTAGTTTCACTCATGAGAATCTGAAACAATATGCTGGTgaaattaacatgtcatttgAGCTCGAGATTCTGACACTCGAGTCTCTGAATTCTGTTTCGTGGCCACAGCCACTTCGTGATTGCGAAGCAGTTGTTGTTAACTTGCCTATTTGCTCGTTCTCAAATTACCCTTCATACCTTCCTTTGGTGCTTCGATTTGTGAAACAGCTCATGCCGAAAATTGTGGTGACATTGGATAGGAGTTGTGATCGAACTGACGCACCATTTCCTCAGCATATGATTTTTGCACTCCAGTCTTATTCTGGTTTGCTCGAGTCACTTGATGCTGTTGGTGTTAATGTTCACCCGGATGTGCTTCAAATGATCGAGAAATACTATCTTCAACCAGCAGTTGAGAAGCTGGTTTCGGGTCGTCTACGTTCACAGGACCGAACACTTCCTTGGAAAAACCTACTCTTGTCAGCAGGGTTCTCGCCGTTGACGTTTAGTAACTTTACCGAGTCACAAGCAGAGTGTTTGGTGCAAAGGATTCCAGGTAGGGGATTTCATGTGGAGAAGAAGCAGAATTCACTCGCTTTATGTTGGCAAAGGAAGGATCTCATCTCGGTTTCGACTTGGAGATGCTGA